A window from Salvia miltiorrhiza cultivar Shanhuang (shh) chromosome 2, IMPLAD_Smil_shh, whole genome shotgun sequence encodes these proteins:
- the LOC131008512 gene encoding probable WRKY transcription factor 40: MEFSSLLDTSLNLNAKPPPLPPPPPKQEGESQLFMAFGRNEERGALVEEINRMSAENKKLTEMLSMMCENYSGLRSQLAEYRSKKRKSNDNVESSSSDEDSSNKTLIKPNIISHSHVRTQASDTSLIVKDGYQWRKYGQKVTRDNPSPRAYFKCSFAPTCPVKKKVQRSVEDQSIVIATYEGEHNHPHPSKVEAPPNRSSPSLSPLAPRITLDLTNSTPTSDDLRGKAQVQHCLVEQMASTLTKDPTFKAALAAAISGKFLQQNKW; the protein is encoded by the exons ATGGAATTCAGTAGCCTACTAGATACTTCATTGAATCTCAACGCCAAGCCGCCTCCGTTGCCGCCACCGCCGCCA AAACAAGAAGGCGAGAGTCAATTATTCATGGCGTTTGGTAGAAATGAAGAG AGAGGGGCGTTGGTGGAGGAGATAAATAGGATGAGTGCAGAAAACAAGAAGCTGACAGAAATGTTAAGTATGATGTGTGAGAATTACAGTGGGCTAAGGAGCCAATTAGCGGAGTACAGAAGCAAGAAAAGGAAGAGCAACGACAACGTGGAGAGCAGCTCTAGCGACGAAGATTCCTCCAACAAAACCCTCATCAAACCCAACATTATTTCGCACTCTCATGTCCGAACACAAGCCTCCGACACAAGCCTT ATAGTGAAGGATGGTTATCAATGGAGGAAGTATGGGCAGAAGGTGACTAGAGACAACCCTTCTCCAAGAGCTTATTTCAAGTGCTCTTTCGCTCCTACCTGTCCGGTGAAGAAGAAG GTCCAAAGAAGTGTGGAAGATCAATCCATAGTAATTGCAACGTACGAAGGAGAGCACAACCACCCTCACCCTTCGAAAGTGGAGGCGCCGCCCAACCGGAGCTCCCCGTCTCTCAGCCCATTGGCACCAAGAATCACCCTTGATCTCACCAACTCAACCCCAACTTCAGATGATTTGAGAGGGAAAGCTCAAGTGCAGCACTGCTTAGTGGAACAGATGGCTTCAACCTTAACAAAAGATCCCACTTTCAAAGCAGCTTTGGCAGCTGCCATATCAGGGAAGTTTCTTCAACAAAACAAATGGTGA